A section of the Caldanaerobius polysaccharolyticus DSM 13641 genome encodes:
- a CDS encoding GH1 family beta-glucosidase yields the protein MFKFPEDFIWGTATAAYQIEGAANEDGRGESIWDRFSHIPGNVWNNQNGDVACDHYHRYKEDVQILKDMGVKGYRFSISWPRVIPEGTGKINQKGVDFYNGLIDELLKYNIQPFVTLYHWDLPQALQYKGGWANRDTAEYFADYASEMFRLFGDRVKHWITHNEPWCTSFLGHAIGVHAPGIKDFSTALQVAHNVLLSHGKAVQYFRQAGRGGKIGITLNLTPVYAASDREEDVRAATVADGYSNRWFLDPVFKGQYPEDMLKNFGSFAKIPDVQVGDMKIISSPMDFLGVNYYTRSFVKYNPDAQFGTESLRPDGQYTEMDWEVYPQGLYDLLMRLKKDYGDIDIYITENGAAFKDVVENNSVDDSDRLNYLKMHFEKAAEAIRDGVKLKGYFVWSLMDNFEWAHGYSKRFGLIYVDYETQKRIWKKSALWYKDVIANNSL from the coding sequence ATGTTTAAATTTCCAGAAGATTTTATATGGGGTACGGCTACGGCAGCGTACCAGATAGAAGGGGCGGCTAATGAAGATGGCAGGGGTGAGTCTATTTGGGATAGGTTTTCCCATATACCGGGTAACGTATGGAACAATCAAAACGGCGATGTGGCGTGTGATCACTACCACAGGTACAAAGAGGATGTGCAGATATTAAAAGATATGGGCGTCAAAGGTTACCGTTTTTCTATATCCTGGCCGCGAGTTATACCCGAAGGAACAGGCAAGATAAACCAGAAGGGTGTTGATTTCTACAACGGTTTAATAGACGAATTGTTGAAATATAACATACAGCCTTTTGTCACATTGTACCATTGGGATCTACCTCAGGCTCTGCAGTACAAAGGAGGTTGGGCCAATCGCGACACCGCGGAGTATTTTGCCGACTACGCCAGTGAGATGTTTAGGCTGTTCGGCGATAGGGTTAAACACTGGATAACACATAATGAGCCGTGGTGTACATCGTTTTTAGGCCATGCAATCGGCGTCCATGCGCCTGGTATAAAAGATTTTTCTACTGCATTACAGGTAGCACATAATGTGCTTTTATCTCATGGAAAGGCCGTGCAATATTTCAGGCAGGCTGGCAGAGGAGGGAAAATAGGTATAACATTGAATCTTACTCCGGTGTACGCTGCCAGTGATAGAGAAGAAGATGTCAGGGCGGCTACAGTAGCCGACGGGTATTCTAACAGATGGTTTTTAGATCCGGTATTTAAAGGACAGTATCCTGAAGATATGCTGAAGAATTTTGGGTCTTTTGCGAAGATACCTGACGTACAAGTGGGCGATATGAAGATCATATCTTCGCCTATGGATTTCTTGGGCGTTAACTACTACACGAGAAGCTTTGTCAAGTACAATCCTGATGCTCAGTTTGGCACTGAGTCGTTGAGACCTGATGGTCAGTACACAGAGATGGATTGGGAAGTATATCCTCAGGGGTTGTATGATTTACTCATGAGACTAAAGAAAGACTATGGCGATATAGACATTTACATAACAGAAAACGGTGCGGCATTCAAAGATGTGGTGGAGAACAATAGCGTTGACGACAGCGATAGGTTAAATTATTTAAAGATGCACTTTGAAAAAGCGGCTGAGGCTATAAGGGATGGCGTTAAGCTAAAAGGTTATTTTGTATGGTCTTTAATGGACAATTTTGAATGGGCTCATGGGTACAGCAAGAGATTTGGCCTCATATACGTTGATTATGAGACTCAAAAGAGGATATGGAAGAAAAGCGCTTTGTGGTATAAGGATGTAATCGCAAATAATTCACTGTGA
- a CDS encoding ComEC/Rec2 family competence protein: MLGLSGCTSSVEQSPEVLAKKELVVSYIDVGQGDSILVQGPSGKNMLIDAGIPEEGSKVVSYLKSRGVKKIDVLVATHPHSDHIGGMPDVIYAFPVNKVYMPKVGNNTYSYEKLLVAIKRKGLKVTTARAGVSLDLGSGVQVTILAPNSSHYDDLNEYSAVIKLRYGDTSFLFEGDAGAISEKEMLKLGYDLKADVLKVGHHGSAYSTSMAFLEAVSPRYAVISVGRYNDYGHPARVTLNRLRSQGVAIYRTDEKGTIIAFSDGKDISFTFEK, translated from the coding sequence ATGTTGGGGTTGTCTGGTTGTACATCTTCTGTAGAGCAAAGCCCTGAAGTCCTCGCTAAGAAAGAGCTGGTGGTAAGCTATATAGATGTGGGGCAGGGTGACAGCATATTGGTTCAGGGACCATCAGGTAAGAACATGCTTATAGATGCGGGGATACCGGAAGAAGGGAGTAAAGTTGTCTCCTATTTGAAGAGCAGGGGCGTAAAAAAAATTGATGTTCTTGTAGCCACCCACCCTCATAGCGATCACATAGGAGGTATGCCTGATGTCATTTACGCTTTTCCTGTAAACAAGGTTTACATGCCAAAGGTGGGCAATAATACATATTCGTATGAAAAATTGCTGGTAGCGATTAAGCGAAAAGGACTTAAAGTGACCACAGCCAGGGCGGGTGTCAGCTTGGACTTGGGTAGTGGCGTGCAGGTGACGATTTTGGCTCCCAATAGTTCTCATTACGATGATCTTAATGAATACAGCGCTGTTATAAAGTTACGATACGGAGATACTTCTTTTTTGTTTGAAGGAGATGCCGGCGCTATATCAGAAAAGGAGATGTTGAAGCTGGGGTACGATCTCAAAGCTGATGTCTTGAAAGTAGGGCACCATGGAAGCGCTTATTCTACTTCTATGGCGTTTTTAGAAGCGGTAAGCCCTAGGTATGCTGTTATATCGGTAGGCAGGTACAATGACTATGGGCACCCTGCTAGGGTTACATTGAACAGACTAAGGAGCCAGGGTGTGGCTATCTATCGAACAGATGAAAAAGGGACAATTATAGCCTTTAGTGACGGAAAGGATATTTCTTTCACTTTTGAGAAATAA
- the lspA gene encoding signal peptidase II, whose amino-acid sequence MLELLIVVSIVVLDQLTKYFAQVYLKPINTFPLIKNFFHLTYVENRGAAFGILQNQLWFFIIITIMAGFALMYLMISVPERNRHIRLILAMILGGAIGNFIDRIRLGYVVDFLDFKVWSYIFNIADSFIVIGAILLCTMILFGKENQ is encoded by the coding sequence ATGTTAGAACTGCTTATAGTGGTATCTATTGTAGTGCTGGATCAGCTGACGAAGTATTTTGCACAGGTGTATTTAAAACCTATTAATACATTTCCTCTCATTAAAAATTTTTTTCACCTTACATACGTGGAAAACCGCGGAGCGGCTTTTGGAATACTGCAAAATCAACTATGGTTTTTTATAATCATAACGATTATGGCGGGTTTTGCCCTTATGTACTTGATGATTTCGGTGCCTGAAAGAAACAGGCATATAAGATTGATTTTAGCAATGATACTGGGCGGGGCTATAGGTAATTTTATCGACCGCATAAGGTTAGGCTACGTGGTGGATTTTCTGGATTTTAAAGTGTGGTCTTACATTTTCAATATAGCTGATTCATTTATCGTAATCGGTGCCATACTATTATGTACTATGATACTGTTTGGGAAGGAAAATCAATGA
- a CDS encoding RluA family pseudouridine synthase, with protein MIKNEIAGIYDIKADADGVRLDNFLAQKIDGVSRSYIKKLIDEGRVKVNGLVTKPSYRIKKCDQIMVDIPEPQELRIDPEAIPLDILYEDDHIIAINKPQGMVVHPAPGNYSGTVVNALLYHCGNSLSGINGIIRPGIVHRLDKDTSGVMLVAKSNEAHVELAQQIKRREIKKIYNAIVLGNVKEEKGVIDAPIGRHPIDRKKMAVVEGGRNAITHFTVLERFGDYTYVEARIETGRTHQIRVHFAYIKHPVLGDAVYGPKRQPFNLKGQVLHAKLVGFVHPINKVYMEIEAPLPPYFEQLLQKLRRTSGFHNM; from the coding sequence ATGATTAAGAATGAAATAGCTGGGATATACGATATAAAAGCTGATGCGGATGGTGTAAGGCTGGATAATTTTTTAGCTCAAAAAATTGATGGCGTATCTCGCTCTTATATAAAAAAATTAATAGATGAAGGCCGCGTTAAAGTAAATGGCCTTGTAACCAAACCTAGTTATAGGATTAAAAAATGCGATCAAATCATGGTCGATATACCTGAACCTCAAGAATTGAGAATTGATCCTGAAGCCATACCGCTGGATATACTCTACGAAGATGATCATATTATCGCAATTAATAAACCCCAGGGAATGGTGGTACATCCTGCTCCGGGAAACTACAGCGGCACAGTGGTCAATGCGCTACTTTACCATTGTGGCAATAGCTTATCGGGTATAAACGGGATCATAAGACCTGGTATTGTGCATAGATTAGATAAAGATACCTCTGGTGTTATGCTGGTGGCTAAAAGCAATGAGGCCCATGTGGAATTGGCTCAACAGATAAAAAGAAGGGAGATAAAAAAGATATACAACGCCATCGTGCTGGGAAACGTAAAAGAAGAAAAAGGTGTCATTGATGCGCCTATAGGGAGGCATCCTATTGATAGGAAAAAGATGGCGGTTGTAGAGGGTGGAAGAAATGCTATAACGCACTTTACTGTGCTGGAGCGATTTGGCGACTATACTTATGTGGAAGCCCGAATTGAAACAGGGAGGACTCATCAAATAAGGGTGCACTTTGCTTATATAAAGCACCCTGTGCTGGGCGATGCTGTCTATGGACCAAAGAGACAGCCGTTTAATTTAAAGGGACAAGTATTACATGCCAAGCTTGTGGGTTTTGTGCATCCTATCAATAAAGTGTACATGGAAATTGAAGCTCCGCTGCCGCCTTATTTTGAACAGCTGTTGCAAAAACTAAGGAGGACAAGTGGATTCCATAATATGTAA
- the ptsP gene encoding phosphoenolpyruvate--protein phosphotransferase, with product MKVYKGIGVSPGIAIGKVYVYSHKYVNARPEKISSVKAELKKFEAALKTSKRQIKKLSAKISRHLKKEDSKIIAIQMHFLEDEVFVEKVTRAINGGKSAVESVREVLQEYEEMLLKSEDEYFKDRSLDIKDVGYRIISNILGIKNELEFIDKDVILVANDLTPSDTALLDKSKVLGIVTDSGGLTSHTAILARALGIPAIIGLKDFSLNVREGDEVIIDSENATVILNPDDTTKAYYLGKKQEYEDRKKEILALKDIKAITRDGVSVTIDANIGAPEEVTKAIEYGAEGIGLFRTEFLYINRFELPSEEEQFEAYSYVVKAMKGKPVVIRTFDIGGDKDFPYLGLKKESNPYLGMRGLRFSLANIPMFITQLKAILRASAYGPVSILFPMVSDVKEVIKSKDILQQVKDELIQERRDFDKDVKIGIMIEVPSTALTVENFIGIADFFSIGTNDLTQYTLAVDRSNENVADYYIPLHPSVIKLIGMVQEVAKKNGKKLSLCGELAAFKEGIPVLLKQGIRVYSMSPASIPEVKKYIREITLEGKNIPDGFHQGEVDGGL from the coding sequence GTGAAGGTATACAAAGGTATTGGTGTTTCCCCGGGAATTGCCATTGGTAAGGTTTATGTGTATTCTCATAAATACGTAAATGCGCGTCCTGAGAAGATTTCGAGTGTAAAAGCAGAACTTAAGAAATTTGAAGCGGCATTGAAGACGTCAAAAAGGCAGATAAAAAAGCTGAGCGCAAAGATATCCAGGCATTTAAAAAAAGAAGATTCCAAGATAATAGCCATACAGATGCATTTTTTAGAAGACGAAGTATTTGTAGAGAAAGTGACGCGCGCTATAAACGGCGGTAAATCAGCGGTGGAATCGGTAAGAGAAGTCCTGCAAGAGTACGAAGAGATGCTTTTGAAAAGCGAAGACGAGTATTTTAAAGACCGTTCACTGGATATTAAAGATGTAGGTTATAGGATAATAAGCAATATATTGGGGATTAAAAATGAGCTGGAGTTTATAGATAAGGACGTCATTCTTGTGGCCAATGATCTTACGCCTTCGGATACCGCTCTTTTAGACAAATCAAAAGTGCTGGGTATAGTTACGGATTCTGGAGGTCTTACATCTCATACGGCAATACTGGCTAGGGCATTGGGCATTCCTGCAATTATCGGTCTAAAAGATTTTTCTTTAAATGTGCGTGAAGGTGATGAAGTGATCATCGACTCTGAAAACGCAACTGTTATATTAAACCCTGACGACACTACAAAGGCTTATTACTTGGGGAAAAAGCAAGAGTACGAGGACAGAAAGAAGGAAATATTGGCCTTAAAAGACATAAAAGCCATCACCAGAGACGGGGTATCGGTAACCATTGACGCCAATATAGGTGCTCCGGAGGAGGTAACAAAAGCTATTGAATATGGTGCAGAAGGGATAGGGCTTTTCAGGACTGAATTTCTGTATATAAATAGATTTGAGTTACCTTCGGAGGAAGAGCAGTTTGAGGCGTACAGTTATGTGGTAAAGGCTATGAAAGGTAAGCCTGTCGTCATAAGGACTTTTGACATAGGTGGTGACAAAGATTTCCCTTATCTGGGCTTAAAAAAAGAGAGCAATCCTTATTTAGGCATGAGGGGTTTGAGGTTTAGCCTGGCGAATATCCCCATGTTTATAACCCAGCTAAAGGCTATATTGAGGGCCAGCGCTTATGGGCCTGTGAGTATACTTTTTCCCATGGTTTCAGATGTGAAAGAAGTCATAAAATCTAAAGACATTCTTCAGCAGGTAAAGGATGAGTTGATTCAAGAGAGAAGAGATTTTGATAAAGATGTAAAGATAGGTATAATGATAGAAGTGCCATCTACGGCACTGACTGTAGAAAATTTTATAGGTATCGCGGATTTTTTCAGCATAGGTACTAATGACCTGACTCAGTATACCCTGGCTGTTGACCGTTCCAATGAAAATGTGGCTGATTACTATATTCCGCTCCACCCATCGGTTATCAAGTTGATAGGTATGGTACAGGAGGTTGCGAAAAAAAACGGCAAGAAATTGAGCTTGTGCGGTGAGCTGGCTGCTTTTAAAGAAGGCATACCTGTGCTTTTAAAACAGGGAATCAGGGTATACAGCATGAGTCCTGCCAGTATACCTGAGGTAAAAAAGTATATAAGAGAAATAACCCTGGAGGGGAAAAACATCCCCGATGGCTTTCACCAAGGTGAGGTTGACGGTGGGTTATAA
- a CDS encoding L-lactate dehydrogenase, translating to MEAIVSHKIAIVGTGFVGSTTAFALALSGIAPEIALIDVNAKKAEGEAMDINHGMAFIPPAEVYNGDYSACSGAEIIIITAGANQKPGETRLDLVKKNTAIFKEMVPQLVKYNDKAIYLIVTNPVDILTYVTLKVSGLPSNQVIGSGTVLDSSRFRFLLGKLCGIDPRNVHAYIVGEHGDTEVAAWSLTNVAGSPFTEYCNLCAKGCDRKEKEAIVDEVRNAAYKIIERKTATYYAVALAVRRIVECILRDENSILTVSSLIKGQYGIDDICLSLPSVVGNTGIKRVLEMPLKDDEIALLNKSAMTLKEIASTLEL from the coding sequence ATGGAAGCAATAGTATCGCACAAAATAGCTATAGTAGGAACTGGATTTGTGGGTTCAACCACAGCCTTTGCCCTGGCACTAAGTGGGATCGCCCCTGAAATAGCCCTCATAGATGTAAATGCTAAAAAGGCGGAAGGAGAGGCAATGGACATAAATCACGGCATGGCGTTTATACCGCCTGCAGAGGTATACAACGGCGACTATTCGGCATGCAGTGGAGCAGAAATTATCATAATAACAGCAGGGGCAAATCAAAAACCAGGAGAGACTAGATTAGATCTGGTCAAGAAAAACACGGCCATATTTAAAGAAATGGTACCGCAGTTGGTGAAATACAACGATAAAGCCATTTACCTCATCGTCACCAACCCTGTAGACATATTGACTTATGTGACATTAAAGGTTTCAGGTCTACCTTCAAACCAGGTCATAGGATCAGGTACCGTCCTGGACAGCTCCAGGTTTAGATTCCTTTTGGGAAAGCTATGCGGCATAGACCCACGAAACGTCCACGCATACATAGTCGGAGAACACGGGGATACCGAAGTGGCTGCGTGGAGTCTTACCAACGTGGCAGGATCTCCTTTTACTGAATACTGCAATTTATGCGCCAAAGGTTGTGACCGCAAAGAGAAAGAGGCAATTGTTGACGAGGTAAGAAACGCAGCGTATAAGATCATTGAGCGCAAAACCGCTACCTACTATGCCGTAGCCCTTGCCGTAAGGAGGATTGTGGAGTGCATCCTTAGAGACGAAAATTCTATCCTCACCGTTTCAAGCCTCATAAAAGGCCAGTACGGTATAGATGATATATGCCTTAGCTTGCCCTCTGTAGTGGGAAACACAGGCATCAAAAGGGTACTGGAAATGCCTCTAAAAGACGACGAGATAGCATTACTAAATAAATCCGCTATGACCTTAAAAGAGATAGCCTCGACCCTGGAATTATAA
- the ilvE gene encoding branched-chain-amino-acid transaminase, translated as MKVYLNGEFVEKQDAKVSVFDHGYLYGDGVFEGIRAYNGVIFRLDEHIDRLYYGAKAIMLNIPLSKEEMKAAVVETVRRNNLYDAYIRLVVSRGEGDLGLDPRKCPKPTIVIIADSIQLYSKELYEKGMKAMTTYMRRNSPAALDPQIKSLNYLNNILAKLEANMCGYAEAILLNDRGYVAECTGDNIFIVKDGVLITPPVTIAALGGITRKTVIEIAEQQGIKVEEREFTLYNLYNADECFLTGTAAEAIPVVEIDGRVIGDGKPGPITKQILKAFAEIVDKKGTRVYD; from the coding sequence TTGAAGGTATATTTAAACGGCGAATTTGTGGAGAAACAGGATGCTAAAGTATCGGTTTTTGATCACGGTTATCTTTATGGCGATGGAGTTTTTGAGGGCATTAGGGCTTACAATGGCGTGATTTTCAGGCTGGATGAGCATATTGATAGATTGTATTATGGCGCAAAGGCCATAATGTTGAACATACCTTTGAGCAAAGAAGAGATGAAAGCGGCAGTGGTGGAGACCGTGAGGCGCAACAACCTTTACGACGCGTACATAAGGTTGGTGGTGTCAAGGGGTGAAGGGGATCTGGGATTGGACCCCCGCAAGTGTCCTAAACCTACTATTGTTATAATAGCTGATTCTATACAGCTTTACTCCAAAGAACTTTATGAAAAAGGCATGAAAGCGATGACCACTTATATGAGGAGAAATTCACCTGCTGCACTGGACCCTCAGATAAAATCCCTCAATTATCTCAACAACATACTGGCGAAATTGGAAGCTAATATGTGCGGTTACGCTGAGGCCATACTTTTAAACGATAGAGGTTATGTAGCGGAATGCACAGGGGATAACATCTTTATAGTGAAAGATGGCGTGTTGATAACCCCTCCGGTGACTATAGCGGCATTGGGAGGTATAACTCGAAAGACGGTTATAGAAATAGCTGAGCAGCAAGGAATAAAAGTAGAAGAAAGGGAATTCACGCTGTACAACCTGTATAACGCCGACGAGTGCTTCTTGACAGGTACGGCAGCGGAAGCCATACCTGTGGTGGAGATAGATGGAAGGGTCATAGGAGACGGCAAGCCTGGTCCCATTACGAAGCAGATTTTAAAGGCCTTTGCTGAAATAGTTGATAAAAAGGGTACAAGAGTATACGATTGA
- a CDS encoding Spo0E family sporulation regulatory protein-aspartic acid phosphatase, with the protein MDELQLKREISKLREELDRYLSTPKCKEHTKRLLQLSQRLDVLVVAYYKYYSEKQYN; encoded by the coding sequence ATGGATGAATTACAGCTTAAAAGAGAAATTTCGAAATTAAGAGAAGAGCTGGATAGATACTTGTCCACACCTAAATGCAAAGAGCATACAAAAAGGTTATTGCAGCTAAGTCAGAGATTAGACGTATTAGTCGTAGCGTATTATAAGTATTACAGCGAAAAACAGTATAACTAG